A genomic window from Fibrobacterota bacterium includes:
- a CDS encoding AAA family ATPase — MFYKEEAIRWSASELGLEGKQSLANCMARIAQSRKSTDDWIDFSIRLWEAWSKEAPQGLAAADSGSWMEELHEGMVGGKQGVFWWSKNVTGGAPVLDALRNRLEEEGNFSVLLCRGKYVRWELVVEDFATAEDYPEKDWSKAHWYKPSFDEYRDESGGTKKARLVFLVRSIRRLVEGTLVSGVRWWKHYKAPTQDNLQPFTEWGGAGEAAVIPYKRSPALKPTNQILFGPPGTGKTYATRDIVVRLLTGESLQDRREVVVRYEQLVESGQVRFLTFHPAMTYEDFVEGLRPVLDGDASQGLRYEIRDGVFKTIANEARRNWVAWKSHGQTWSFDDLWESVVEELESTGGPIQIPTTRTRFEVYEVEDQVIRFRKANGSNQHTMNVRTLEGVYEGTRDVPGGLWTYYNGLSSWLKGRISDKPLQAPEEVKQYVLIVDEINRGNIPSIFGELITLIEPSKRMDQDEPLELILPSSQTRFQVPPNLHLLGTMNTADRSVESLDIALRRRFDFVEMLPDPTLLTGRVVDGADLARVLTVINDRLQALLDRDHTIGHAFFMSVQSVEDLKSVFRNKVIPLLQEFFYGEWNKIRMVLGDTFVEQGESDVSFAVDGEDFEGAPRYRIRPESSWNFKGIYDKT, encoded by the coding sequence ATGTTCTACAAAGAAGAGGCGATCCGATGGAGTGCCTCGGAGCTTGGATTGGAAGGCAAGCAGTCTTTGGCAAACTGCATGGCGCGAATAGCTCAGAGTCGAAAGTCAACGGACGACTGGATTGATTTCAGTATCAGACTCTGGGAAGCTTGGAGCAAGGAAGCTCCACAAGGTTTAGCCGCAGCTGATTCAGGAAGCTGGATGGAAGAACTCCATGAAGGCATGGTCGGTGGGAAACAGGGTGTCTTTTGGTGGAGCAAAAATGTCACAGGCGGGGCACCTGTCTTGGATGCACTGCGGAATCGATTGGAGGAAGAAGGGAATTTTTCCGTGCTACTGTGCCGCGGGAAATACGTTCGTTGGGAGTTGGTTGTCGAGGATTTCGCTACGGCTGAAGATTATCCGGAAAAGGACTGGTCAAAGGCTCATTGGTACAAGCCTTCATTCGACGAATATCGGGACGAGAGTGGTGGAACGAAAAAAGCAAGGCTGGTGTTCTTGGTTAGATCGATCCGTCGCCTTGTCGAGGGAACGCTGGTTTCCGGAGTGCGATGGTGGAAACACTACAAGGCACCGACACAAGACAACCTTCAGCCATTTACCGAATGGGGCGGGGCTGGCGAGGCTGCAGTGATCCCGTACAAAAGGAGTCCTGCTTTGAAGCCGACGAACCAAATTTTGTTCGGCCCTCCAGGTACCGGAAAAACCTACGCGACACGGGATATCGTTGTTCGACTGCTCACTGGCGAGAGCCTCCAAGATCGAAGAGAGGTCGTTGTCAGGTACGAGCAATTGGTGGAATCTGGGCAAGTACGATTCCTCACTTTCCATCCAGCCATGACATATGAAGATTTTGTGGAAGGCCTGCGTCCTGTGCTCGACGGAGATGCAAGCCAGGGTCTTCGTTATGAGATCCGGGATGGAGTGTTTAAGACGATCGCCAACGAGGCTCGTCGCAATTGGGTCGCATGGAAAAGCCATGGCCAAACATGGTCGTTCGATGATCTCTGGGAATCAGTAGTTGAAGAGTTGGAATCGACCGGAGGACCGATCCAAATTCCTACAACGAGAACAAGATTTGAGGTTTACGAGGTCGAAGATCAGGTGATCCGGTTTCGCAAAGCGAACGGTAGCAACCAGCACACAATGAATGTGAGAACCCTTGAAGGAGTGTACGAAGGGACACGCGATGTTCCCGGGGGCCTTTGGACCTACTACAATGGGCTTTCCTCATGGCTCAAGGGCAGAATCTCAGACAAGCCCCTCCAAGCTCCAGAAGAAGTCAAGCAGTATGTTCTGATTGTCGATGAGATCAACCGAGGGAACATTCCTTCGATTTTTGGCGAGCTGATCACTCTCATCGAACCTTCCAAGCGGATGGATCAAGACGAGCCTTTGGAGTTGATCCTGCCAAGCTCCCAAACGAGATTTCAAGTTCCTCCGAACCTCCATCTTCTTGGCACCATGAACACCGCCGATCGTAGTGTGGAGTCCTTGGATATCGCGCTCCGGCGCCGGTTTGATTTCGTGGAAATGTTGCCGGATCCGACGTTGTTAACGGGGCGTGTTGTTGACGGTGCTGATCTGGCGAGGGTTTTAACCGTGATCAATGACCGGTTGCAAGCGCTTTTGGATCGGGATCATACCATAGGGCATGCCTTTTTCATGAGCGTGCAATCGGTAGAGGATCTGAAATCGGTCTTTCGAAACAAGGTCATTCCGCTGCTGCAGGAGTTTTTCTACGGGGAGTGGAACAAAATTCGGATGGTACTTGGCGACACCTTTGTCGAGCAAGGTGAATCCGATGTCTCCTTTGCAGTTGATGGTGAGGATTTCGAGGGAGCGCCCAGGTACCGCATCCGTCCCGAATCAAGTTGGAACTTCAAGGGCATTTACGACAAAACATGA